One genomic segment of candidate division KSB1 bacterium includes these proteins:
- a CDS encoding DUF177 domain-containing protein — protein MVNFNIDFWGSTMKIYIGDLDEVLRVVELESTSVALDLEDYTPYRGKVTVHGGISKIGREVHLRVRVSGQALATCDRCLEPLERTFAEDCLWIFTPEPELLEQEDVYLLQPGQTEIAVARQVREALILMLPIKMLCSEECKGLCPHCGANLNYETCTCHIAEIDPRWAKLAKFRGMQE, from the coding sequence TTGGTAAATTTCAATATCGATTTTTGGGGTAGCACCATGAAGATCTACATAGGCGACCTGGACGAGGTGCTGAGGGTGGTGGAGCTGGAGTCCACCAGCGTGGCTCTCGACCTCGAAGACTACACCCCCTACCGTGGCAAGGTGACCGTCCATGGTGGCATCAGCAAGATTGGCCGAGAGGTGCACCTGCGCGTGCGGGTCAGCGGACAGGCCCTGGCCACGTGTGACCGTTGCCTGGAGCCGCTCGAGCGGACCTTTGCAGAAGATTGCCTGTGGATCTTCACGCCCGAGCCCGAGCTCCTTGAGCAGGAGGATGTCTACCTTCTCCAACCGGGCCAGACCGAAATCGCTGTGGCGCGCCAGGTGCGGGAGGCGCTGATTCTCATGCTCCCCATCAAGATGCTGTGCTCCGAAGAGTGCAAGGGTTTGTGTCCCCATTGTGGGGCAAATCTGAACTATGAGACCTGCACCTGCCACATCGCGGAGATTGATCCCCGTTGGGCCAAACTGGCCAAATTTCGCGGGATGCAGGAGTAG
- the ndk gene encoding nucleoside-diphosphate kinase: MERTLAILKPDCVEKHLIGNAIAAIERAGFRLVAMKLTRLSRPVAEEFYAVHRGKGFFAELVEYMSSGPCVPMVLEAPGAVDKFRQLIGPTDPQKAPKGTLRGDYGESIRRNFVHGSDSPENAAREVSFFFSTEELLRAEGAAG, encoded by the coding sequence ATGGAAAGGACGCTGGCTATCTTGAAACCTGACTGTGTGGAGAAGCACCTGATTGGCAACGCCATTGCCGCCATTGAGCGGGCGGGGTTCCGCCTTGTGGCCATGAAGTTGACCCGCTTGTCGCGGCCTGTGGCGGAGGAGTTCTATGCCGTGCACCGGGGCAAGGGATTCTTCGCCGAGCTTGTGGAATACATGAGCTCCGGTCCTTGTGTGCCCATGGTGCTGGAGGCGCCGGGAGCGGTGGACAAGTTTCGGCAGCTCATCGGCCCTACCGACCCCCAGAAGGCCCCCAAGGGGACGCTGCGCGGCGACTATGGGGAGAGCATCCGTCGCAATTTCGTGCACGGCTCCGATTCGCCGGAGAACGCCGCCCGGGAGGTCAGTTTCTTCTTCAGCACCGAGGAGCTCTTGCGGGCAGAGGGCGCTGCGGGCTGA
- a CDS encoding 2-oxoacid:acceptor oxidoreductase family protein, producing the protein MAFRYEIRLSGEGGQGLVLAGKILAEAAAIYDERNATQSQSYGPEARGGASRSEVIIADEEIDYPKATRLNLLLALTQEACDKYVKDLLEDGILLVDAEAVERVPQGKFTVYRVPMVAIAERETGRALVANIVALGIITAITNVVSQGAMEAAIRARVPKGTEELNLKAFHAGLAVGKTLKKD; encoded by the coding sequence ATGGCATTCCGCTATGAGATTCGTTTGAGTGGCGAAGGAGGGCAAGGGTTAGTGCTGGCCGGCAAGATCCTTGCCGAGGCAGCTGCCATCTACGACGAGAGGAACGCAACGCAGAGTCAGTCCTACGGGCCGGAGGCGCGCGGCGGGGCCAGCCGCTCGGAGGTAATCATCGCCGATGAAGAGATCGACTACCCCAAGGCGACGCGACTCAATTTGCTGCTTGCCCTGACGCAAGAGGCTTGCGACAAGTACGTGAAAGACCTGCTGGAGGACGGCATCCTCCTGGTGGACGCTGAGGCCGTGGAGCGCGTGCCCCAAGGCAAGTTCACCGTCTATCGCGTGCCCATGGTGGCCATTGCCGAGCGCGAAACCGGCCGTGCGCTGGTGGCGAACATCGTTGCCTTAGGCATCATCACTGCCATTACCAATGTAGTCAGCCAGGGTGCCATGGAGGCTGCCATCCGCGCGCGCGTGCCCAAAGGTACCGAGGAGCTCAACCTCAAGGCCTTCCACGCCGGATTGGCGGTGGGAAAAACGCTCAAAAAGGACTGA